In the Opitutia bacterium genome, one interval contains:
- a CDS encoding alkylphosphonate utilization protein, with protein sequence MSKPTCPACTLEDVLEHPDKWECATCGHEWPKEEAPEAARVVKDAHGNVLVEGDTIITIKDLKLGGAQVLKAGSKAKNIRLVDGDHEIDCKIDGIALALKACFVKKA encoded by the coding sequence ATGTCGAAACCCACCTGCCCTGCCTGCACGCTCGAAGACGTCCTTGAGCATCCCGACAAGTGGGAATGCGCTACCTGCGGTCACGAATGGCCGAAGGAGGAAGCGCCCGAAGCCGCCCGCGTCGTGAAGGACGCCCATGGCAACGTGCTCGTCGAGGGCGACACGATCATCACGATCAAAGACCTGAAACTCGGCGGCGCGCAGGTTCTCAAAGCCGGTTCCAAGGCGAAGAACATTCGCTTGGTCGACGGCGACCACGAGATCGATTGCAAGATCGACGGCATCGCCCTCGCGCTCAAGGCGTGCTTCGTGAAAAAGGCCTGA
- a CDS encoding coagulation factor 5/8 type domain-containing protein — translation MFTLASGAAPDFGPAVLIFSPGDRDIQARIDAVYARQERSEFGPGRFALLFRPGEYQADVRVGYYMHVAGLGRSPDDVHITGAVRSKATWTGNNNATINFWRVAENLSVTPKVEGRVNVWAVSQGTSFRRMHVRGDMNLWDGGWASGGFMADCRIDGTVNSGTQQQWLSRNDTWGRWVGSSWNMVFVGVDRAPDGRWPDPAYTVIDRTPVSREKPYLFTDARGDFFVLVPDYARDSQGTTWSADRPTPGRAIPLSEFYIARPEDDTAATLNAALAAGKHLLLTPGNYLLTAPLEVQRPDTIVFGLGFPTLISATGQPALRLADVDGLVACGLILEASEHESPLLLEVGPRGSTATHAERPIALHDIFARAGSSVAGRTRCFVEVNSAQTLLDNLWLWRADHGPGAGWEMNRNAFGLVVNGRDVTAYGLFVEHTQAYQTLWNADGGRVYLYQSELPYDPPSQAAWMNGATRGFASYKVADNVRTHEAWGVGVYAVFHETPVILDNAVESPTAPGVKFHHLVTLRLNRQRGSGIAHVINGVGAPVIDEKMARVDEH, via the coding sequence ATGTTCACCCTCGCGTCTGGCGCTGCGCCGGATTTCGGCCCTGCGGTGCTGATCTTCAGCCCTGGCGATCGCGACATCCAAGCGCGTATCGACGCCGTCTACGCGCGCCAGGAGCGCAGCGAATTCGGCCCCGGCCGCTTCGCTCTGCTCTTCCGCCCGGGCGAGTATCAGGCCGATGTTCGCGTCGGTTACTACATGCACGTCGCGGGACTTGGCCGCTCGCCCGACGACGTGCACATCACCGGCGCGGTGCGCTCCAAGGCCACTTGGACCGGCAACAACAACGCCACGATCAATTTCTGGCGCGTCGCGGAAAACCTCAGCGTCACGCCCAAAGTCGAAGGGCGCGTGAACGTCTGGGCCGTGTCGCAAGGCACCTCGTTTCGCCGCATGCACGTGCGCGGCGATATGAATTTGTGGGACGGCGGCTGGGCCAGCGGCGGCTTCATGGCCGACTGTCGCATCGACGGCACCGTGAACTCCGGCACGCAGCAACAGTGGCTCTCGCGCAACGACACTTGGGGCCGATGGGTCGGCTCGAGTTGGAACATGGTCTTCGTCGGCGTCGACCGCGCGCCCGACGGCCGCTGGCCCGATCCGGCATACACCGTGATCGATCGCACGCCGGTGAGCCGCGAGAAGCCGTATCTCTTCACCGATGCGCGCGGCGACTTCTTCGTGCTCGTGCCGGACTACGCGCGCGACTCGCAAGGCACCACTTGGAGCGCGGACCGGCCAACGCCTGGTCGCGCGATTCCGTTGAGCGAGTTCTACATCGCGCGTCCCGAGGACGACACCGCGGCGACGCTCAACGCCGCGCTCGCCGCCGGCAAACATCTCCTGCTGACGCCGGGCAACTACCTGCTCACCGCGCCGCTTGAGGTCCAACGCCCGGACACCATCGTGTTCGGACTTGGTTTCCCGACGCTCATCTCGGCGACCGGCCAGCCCGCGCTGCGCCTCGCCGATGTGGACGGCCTCGTGGCATGCGGCCTGATCCTCGAAGCGAGCGAACACGAGTCACCGCTCCTGCTGGAGGTCGGCCCGCGCGGCAGCACCGCCACGCACGCGGAGCGACCGATCGCACTCCACGACATCTTCGCGCGCGCCGGTTCGAGCGTTGCCGGACGCACGCGGTGCTTCGTCGAGGTGAACAGCGCGCAGACGCTCCTCGACAACCTCTGGCTCTGGCGTGCCGATCATGGCCCAGGCGCCGGTTGGGAAATGAACCGCAACGCTTTCGGCCTCGTCGTCAACGGGCGTGACGTCACCGCCTACGGGCTCTTTGTCGAACACACGCAGGCCTACCAGACGCTGTGGAACGCCGACGGCGGGCGCGTCTACCTCTATCAATCGGAGCTGCCCTATGATCCGCCGAGCCAAGCGGCGTGGATGAACGGCGCCACACGCGGCTTCGCGTCCTACAAGGTCGCCGACAACGTTCGCACGCACGAGGCGTGGGGCGTGGGCGTCTACGCGGTGTTCCACGAAACACCAGTGATCCTCGACAACGCCGTCGAGTCGCCCACGGCGCCCGGCGTGAAGTTCCACCACCTCGTCACGCTGCGCCTGAATCGCCAGCGCGGCAGCGGCATCGCGCATGTCATCAACGGCGTCGGCGCCCCGGTCATCGACGAAAAGATGGCGCGCGTCGACGAGCATTGA
- a CDS encoding ABC transporter permease, with protein sequence MQFLKLALRQIRLRPGFNLTAAVSLALGIGLVATQFSLIDGILLRGIPAPDAQRIMHIGRMAPASQGRDGWDSLPYRDFLAFRERQTSFDVLVGSTTGGLNLSAPGRIPSHHPGGFVTYNVPELMGVQPMLGRWFTAAEDQIGQPTLIVLSHKLWQEEFAADPKVLGQPLSVNGVAGTIIGVMPPHFSFPGSERLWVNLRAGPNDPRTTPVDRAEMIGRLKRGVSLDQARAEFDGIAAILEKQWPDSNSGYNRMAVEKIAFAYAGGGTIPILVLLLAMTVFILALACVNVANMLLGRAAQRTRELAVRAAVGASRFRLVRQLLGEALVLAALGAVGGFVVALFGVDLLNTHLAHRPYMPDWFDFRLDYRIVGATILLTALAGLFAGIMPALQASRLDVNTALKDDARAASSMGLGRLARWLVTAQIAFSSALLVAACVVGWTVFDVRQANLRYDPDRLLTGRVEIHDAVYPTVEKRAQFFRELMQRLQNEPGVDAVAVTSRNIIGSGVPTPVAPEGMVFAHANDRPPAWLEVISSDYFKLIGVSALRGRLFDSREHSLKVRAAVVNESFARKFWPGQDALGRRFQSAQTPDGEWLTIIGIVPDLKMQGLFAPPGIDEAGFYLVQDQMGWGWLDIFIRTKGDPLQYVPPVRKAIASLDPNQPIHSIGTLTTVTAQAARGFTIIGVMAGIFALVTLFLGAIGVYGVTSLAVSRRTREFGVRMALGATVGQVLKLVLAQGGRQIGIGLAIGLLGGFFLTRPVQDLFGPGMTNNPVVYLVVALVIAFVGLAALWIPARRAARIDPMEALRTE encoded by the coding sequence ATGCAATTCCTGAAACTCGCGCTCCGCCAGATCCGGCTGCGGCCGGGTTTCAACCTCACGGCCGCCGTCTCGCTCGCCCTCGGCATCGGTCTCGTCGCCACGCAATTCAGCCTCATCGACGGCATCCTGCTGCGCGGCATTCCCGCGCCCGACGCACAGCGCATCATGCACATTGGCCGCATGGCGCCCGCGAGCCAGGGACGCGACGGCTGGGATTCGCTGCCCTACCGCGATTTTCTCGCCTTCCGCGAACGCCAGACGTCGTTCGACGTTCTTGTCGGTTCGACGACCGGCGGCCTCAACCTCAGCGCGCCCGGACGCATCCCCTCTCACCATCCGGGCGGTTTCGTCACCTACAACGTCCCTGAGCTGATGGGCGTGCAGCCGATGCTCGGCCGCTGGTTCACTGCCGCCGAGGACCAGATCGGCCAGCCGACGCTTATCGTGCTGTCGCACAAGCTTTGGCAGGAGGAATTCGCCGCCGACCCGAAGGTCCTCGGCCAGCCGCTCAGTGTGAACGGCGTCGCAGGCACGATCATCGGTGTCATGCCTCCGCACTTCTCCTTTCCAGGCTCCGAGCGCCTGTGGGTGAACCTGCGCGCCGGTCCCAACGATCCGCGCACCACGCCGGTGGATCGCGCTGAGATGATCGGCCGATTGAAGCGCGGCGTCTCGCTCGACCAGGCGCGCGCCGAATTCGACGGCATCGCCGCGATCCTCGAGAAGCAGTGGCCCGACAGCAACAGCGGCTACAATCGCATGGCGGTCGAGAAGATCGCCTTCGCCTACGCGGGCGGCGGCACGATTCCCATTCTCGTCCTGCTGCTCGCGATGACCGTCTTCATCCTCGCGCTCGCCTGCGTGAACGTCGCCAACATGCTCCTCGGCCGCGCCGCGCAGCGCACGCGCGAGCTCGCCGTTCGCGCCGCCGTCGGCGCCAGCCGCTTCCGCCTCGTGCGCCAACTCCTCGGCGAGGCCCTCGTGCTCGCCGCGCTGGGCGCCGTCGGCGGTTTCGTCGTCGCCCTCTTCGGCGTCGACCTGCTCAACACGCACCTCGCGCATCGGCCCTACATGCCCGACTGGTTCGACTTCCGACTCGATTACCGGATCGTCGGCGCGACCATCCTGCTCACGGCGCTCGCCGGCCTCTTCGCCGGCATCATGCCCGCTCTCCAAGCCTCGCGGCTCGACGTGAACACCGCGCTGAAAGACGACGCGCGGGCCGCATCGAGCATGGGCCTCGGCCGCCTCGCTCGCTGGCTCGTCACCGCGCAGATCGCCTTCTCCTCCGCCTTGCTCGTTGCTGCGTGCGTGGTCGGCTGGACCGTGTTCGACGTCCGCCAAGCCAACTTGCGCTACGACCCCGATCGCCTCCTCACCGGCCGCGTCGAAATTCACGACGCCGTCTATCCGACGGTCGAGAAACGCGCCCAATTCTTCCGCGAGCTCATGCAGCGCCTGCAAAACGAACCCGGCGTCGACGCCGTCGCGGTGACCAGCCGCAACATCATCGGCAGCGGCGTGCCGACACCGGTTGCCCCCGAAGGGATGGTCTTCGCGCACGCCAACGACCGTCCGCCCGCGTGGCTCGAGGTCATCTCTTCCGACTACTTCAAACTCATCGGCGTGTCCGCGCTACGCGGCCGCCTCTTCGATTCGCGCGAGCACTCGCTCAAGGTCCGCGCCGCCGTGGTCAACGAGTCGTTCGCGCGCAAATTCTGGCCGGGTCAGGATGCGCTCGGACGCCGCTTCCAGAGCGCCCAGACGCCCGACGGCGAATGGCTGACGATCATTGGCATCGTGCCCGACTTGAAGATGCAGGGGCTCTTCGCGCCTCCCGGCATCGACGAGGCGGGATTCTACCTCGTGCAGGACCAGATGGGCTGGGGCTGGCTCGATATTTTCATCCGCACCAAGGGCGACCCGCTCCAATACGTCCCGCCCGTCCGCAAGGCCATCGCTTCGCTCGATCCTAACCAGCCGATTCACTCCATCGGCACGCTCACGACCGTGACGGCCCAAGCTGCGCGCGGCTTCACCATCATCGGCGTGATGGCGGGCATCTTCGCACTCGTCACGCTCTTCCTCGGCGCCATCGGCGTCTACGGCGTCACCTCGCTCGCCGTCAGCCGGCGCACGCGCGAATTCGGTGTGCGCATGGCGCTCGGCGCCACGGTCGGCCAGGTGCTCAAGCTCGTGCTCGCTCAGGGCGGGCGACAGATCGGCATCGGTCTCGCCATCGGACTCCTCGGCGGATTCTTCCTGACCCGACCCGTGCAGGATCTCTTTGGACCCGGCATGACGAACAACCCTGTCGTCTACCTTGTTGTCGCCCTCGTGATCGCGTTCGTCGGGCTCGCGGCGTTGTGGATTCCCGCGCGCCGTGCCGCGCGGATCGATCCGATGGAAGCGCTGCGGACGGAATAG
- a CDS encoding ABC transporter ATP-binding protein produces MISLRSVEKIYPLKGGVFYALRNINLEINEGEFVSIMGPSGSGKSTLLHILGLHDSAWNGEFTLRGEPIHKLDKKKRFELQKKHIGFVFQSYHLLDDLTVYENLEIPLSYRDTPKKERESIVCDVLDRFGIVGKKDLYPNQLSGGQQQLVGVARALIASPSLILADEPTGNLHSDQGREIMKLFKKLNEEGTTIIQVTHSEENASYGSRTVRLADGVIVSK; encoded by the coding sequence ATGATCTCGCTTCGCTCTGTCGAAAAAATCTACCCGCTCAAAGGCGGCGTGTTCTACGCCCTCCGCAACATCAACCTCGAAATCAACGAGGGCGAGTTCGTCTCCATCATGGGGCCGTCGGGTTCCGGCAAGTCCACGCTGCTCCACATCCTCGGCCTGCACGACAGCGCTTGGAATGGCGAATTCACCCTGCGCGGAGAGCCGATCCACAAGCTCGACAAAAAGAAGCGCTTCGAACTGCAGAAAAAGCACATCGGCTTCGTTTTCCAGAGCTACCACCTGCTCGACGACCTCACGGTCTACGAAAATCTCGAGATCCCGCTCTCCTATCGCGACACGCCGAAGAAGGAACGCGAGTCCATCGTCTGCGACGTGCTCGATCGCTTCGGCATCGTCGGCAAGAAAGACCTTTATCCGAACCAGCTTTCCGGCGGCCAGCAGCAGCTCGTGGGCGTCGCCCGCGCGCTCATCGCCAGCCCGTCGCTCATTCTCGCCGACGAGCCGACCGGCAATCTCCACAGCGATCAGGGCCGCGAGATCATGAAGCTTTTCAAGAAGCTCAACGAGGAAGGCACGACCATCATCCAAGTCACGCACTCCGAGGAAAACGCCTCTTACGGTTCGCGCACCGTCCGCCTCGCCGACGGCGTGATCGTATCGAAGTGA
- a CDS encoding SLBB domain-containing protein — translation MRKLTLIGAIAVFACLAWLGREETERVRTHEAPASPQTISIVVIGSVVRPGIVQLAPGETFARAIERAGGPQPYAKMSAVYLVRDSGTSHRRAQPLDMTRDFTVPSPRNGDHLFVPERLDLALR, via the coding sequence ATGAGAAAGCTTACCTTGATCGGCGCCATCGCGGTTTTTGCCTGCCTCGCCTGGCTAGGCCGCGAGGAAACGGAGCGTGTGAGGACGCACGAGGCGCCCGCGTCGCCGCAGACCATTTCCATTGTGGTCATCGGCAGCGTGGTTCGCCCCGGCATCGTCCAGCTCGCCCCTGGAGAAACTTTCGCCCGCGCCATCGAGCGCGCGGGCGGACCGCAGCCCTACGCGAAGATGAGCGCCGTCTATCTCGTCCGCGACTCGGGCACGAGCCACCGACGCGCCCAGCCGCTCGATATGACCCGCGACTTCACGGTCCCGTCGCCGCGCAACGGCGACCACCTTTTCGTCCCGGAACGACTCGATCTCGCCCTGCGCTGA
- a CDS encoding cell surface protein — MQPFSSRFRRNTALVSALFALAFLAGCQSLTITNMTPDNVPANPSQIYTITANFKPTSYTVDEASIKPRIVIDGHIYPMTKSAAADIWEFDYQLPSGRTNASYYFIVAYLGKDAPAGAIASEMHSELQHLNIAGRYVLRPEASRAPIGARVSVLGAGFTPNDVVYFDNSPTRTVFESPSSISFFVPAVETGRNYTLRLAGGGTALAVGSFRVDAINFTVSPSALNLRGGEQQAMTFTIPQPAPAGGMLIDVQTDVPESIVMPEVIVPAGQTSVTIAVQGGKPGTGSLFFKSSAGESSVPVTVTK; from the coding sequence ATGCAACCCTTCTCTTCCCGTTTCCGCCGCAATACGGCGCTCGTCAGCGCGCTCTTCGCGCTCGCCTTCCTGGCCGGCTGCCAGTCGCTGACGATCACCAACATGACGCCGGACAACGTGCCGGCCAACCCGTCGCAGATCTACACGATCACCGCGAACTTCAAGCCGACCAGTTACACGGTCGACGAGGCCAGCATCAAGCCCCGTATCGTCATCGACGGCCACATCTACCCGATGACCAAGAGCGCCGCCGCCGACATCTGGGAATTCGACTACCAACTCCCCTCCGGCCGCACCAACGCGTCGTATTACTTCATCGTCGCCTACCTCGGCAAGGACGCCCCCGCCGGCGCCATCGCGAGCGAGATGCACTCCGAGCTGCAACACCTGAACATCGCCGGCCGCTACGTCCTCCGCCCCGAAGCCAGCCGCGCGCCCATCGGCGCCCGCGTCAGCGTGCTCGGCGCCGGCTTCACGCCGAACGACGTCGTCTATTTCGACAACAGCCCGACGCGCACCGTGTTCGAGTCGCCGAGTTCGATCAGCTTCTTCGTGCCCGCCGTTGAAACCGGCCGCAACTACACGCTGCGCCTCGCGGGCGGCGGCACCGCGCTGGCGGTCGGCTCCTTCCGCGTCGACGCCATTAACTTCACCGTTTCGCCCAGCGCGCTCAATCTCCGCGGCGGCGAGCAGCAGGCGATGACCTTCACCATTCCGCAGCCCGCTCCGGCGGGTGGCATGCTCATCGACGTCCAGACCGACGTGCCCGAGAGCATCGTGATGCCCGAAGTGATCGTGCCCGCTGGCCAGACCAGCGTCACGATCGCCGTTCAGGGCGGCAAACCCGGCACCGGCTCGCTCTTCTTCAAGAGCAGCGCCGGCGAGAGCAGCGTGCCGGTGACGGTGACGAAGTAA
- the hemW gene encoding radical SAM family heme chaperone HemW, with protein sequence MAGFPLAQEKSRSGAAAAPGATASALGVYVHVPFCATTCDFCAFYQTVPKADAVPRYLAAIRNEAALVDRGGRRVDTAFWGGGTPGLLRAGELEQLGRAMVDFCGGAPGEWSVEMAPATVTAERLKVLRELGVTRISLGVQSFNEALLDALGRQHNPKQIYRAYDLIRAAGFPSVNLDLMFALPNQDEAQWRTDLAEVVRLAPDHLSTYCLTFEEDTALWVKLSQGKVKLDPEKEAAFYLRTWEFLEGVGFAQYEVSNFARPGHICRHNLNTWRMNEWIGFGPSGASQFAGWRASNPPDLTQWHADVAAGRRATSDRTALTPELLAADCVIFGLRMNAGVSLPELRAKYPSAPWESLHDFLPKLLLEGLLTHSPEGRIQLTPRGRLLADAVGAEVLEAFSTASKAPGQ encoded by the coding sequence ATGGCCGGGTTCCCCCTAGCGCAAGAAAAGTCTCGGAGCGGAGCCGCCGCGGCGCCCGGCGCGACCGCGTCGGCGCTCGGCGTCTACGTGCACGTGCCGTTTTGCGCGACGACGTGCGACTTCTGCGCGTTCTACCAAACCGTGCCGAAGGCCGATGCGGTGCCGCGCTACCTCGCGGCGATTCGCAACGAAGCGGCGCTGGTGGATCGGGGCGGGCGACGCGTGGATACGGCGTTCTGGGGCGGCGGCACGCCGGGATTGCTGCGCGCCGGCGAACTCGAACAACTCGGTCGCGCGATGGTGGATTTCTGCGGCGGTGCGCCGGGCGAGTGGAGCGTCGAGATGGCTCCGGCGACCGTCACGGCGGAACGGCTCAAGGTCCTGCGCGAACTCGGCGTCACCCGCATTTCGCTCGGCGTGCAGAGTTTCAACGAAGCGTTGCTCGATGCGCTCGGCCGCCAGCACAACCCGAAGCAAATTTACCGCGCCTACGACCTGATCCGCGCGGCCGGATTTCCGAGCGTGAATCTGGACCTGATGTTCGCGCTGCCGAATCAGGACGAAGCGCAGTGGCGCACGGATCTGGCCGAGGTCGTGCGGCTCGCGCCGGATCATCTGTCGACGTATTGCCTGACGTTCGAGGAAGACACGGCGTTGTGGGTGAAACTCTCGCAGGGCAAGGTGAAGCTGGATCCGGAGAAGGAGGCGGCGTTCTACCTGCGCACGTGGGAGTTTCTCGAGGGCGTCGGCTTCGCGCAATACGAGGTGTCGAACTTCGCACGTCCCGGCCACATCTGCCGGCACAATCTCAACACGTGGCGGATGAACGAGTGGATCGGCTTCGGCCCGTCGGGTGCGTCGCAATTCGCCGGTTGGCGGGCGAGCAACCCGCCGGACCTGACGCAGTGGCACGCGGACGTCGCCGCGGGACGGCGGGCGACGTCCGATCGCACGGCGCTGACGCCGGAGTTGCTCGCGGCGGACTGCGTGATCTTCGGCCTGCGCATGAACGCCGGCGTGTCGCTGCCGGAGTTGCGCGCGAAGTATCCGTCGGCGCCTTGGGAGAGCCTGCACGATTTTCTGCCGAAGCTGCTGCTCGAGGGATTGCTCACGCATTCGCCGGAGGGGCGCATCCAACTCACGCCGCGCGGGCGGTTGCTGGCCGATGCGGTCGGCGCGGAAGTGCTTGAAGCCTTCTCGACGGCCTCGAAAGCTCCCGGCCAATGA